The following coding sequences are from one Arvicanthis niloticus isolate mArvNil1 chromosome 14, mArvNil1.pat.X, whole genome shotgun sequence window:
- the LOC117719859 gene encoding interferon-inducible GTPase 1-like, producing MGQLFSSPKNEQKNQDLASSFTEYFKKFKTGNKIIPQEIIASIELSMTKGNIQEANSAISDALKEIDNKPLNVAITGESGSGKSSFINALRGIGHEEKGAAKIGVVETTMERYPYKHPNMPNVVFWDLPGIGTTEFPTSTYLEKMKFYEYDFFIIISATRFKKNDIDLAKAISMMKKEFYFVRTKVDSDLRNEEEFKPRTFDREKVLQAIRLNCVKHFQENNIAEPPIFLISNRNFCEYDFPNLMDKVISDLSVYKRHNFMLSLPNITDSAIEKKQQFLKQRIWLEAFAADLLGIIPSLTFFLESDLKTLEKSMKFYRTVFGVDDASLQSLARDWQMPVDQVEAMVKSPNVFKPTDEETVHERLTRYYQEFCLANGYLVTKNHYLREVFYLKFYFLDIVTEDSKTLLKEICLRNKLISD from the coding sequence ATGGGTCAGCTGTTCTCCTCTCCGAAGAATGAACAGAAGAACCAAGATTTGGCCTCCAGCTTTACTGAGTATTTTAAGAAGTTTAAGACAGGAAACAAAATCATTCCTCAGGAAATCATTGCTTCGATTGAATTAAGCATGACAAAAGGGAACATACAGGAGGCAAACTCTGCAATCAGTGATGCATTAAAAGAAATTGATAATAAGCCTCTCAACGTTGCCATCACCGGGGAGTCTGGATCAGGGAAGTCCAGCTTCATCAATGCCCTGAGAGGCATTGGGCATGAAGAGAAAGGTGCAGCTAAAATTGGGGTGGTGGAGACAACCATGGAGAGATATCCATACAAACACCCCAATATGCCCAATGTGGTTTTCTGGGACCTGCCTGGGATTGGAACCACAGAATTCCCAACAAGTACTTATCTGGAGAAAATGAAGTTCTATGAGTATGACTTCTTCATTATTATTTCAGCCACACGCTTTAAGAAAAATGATATAGACCTCGCCAAAGCAATCAGCATGATGAAGAAGGAATTCTACTTCGTGAGAACCAAGGTGGACTCTGACTTAAGAAATGAAGAGGAGTTCAAACCTCGAACTTTTGACAGAGAAAAAGTCCTGCAGGCCATCCGCCTTAACTGTGTGAAGCACTTTCAGGAGAATAACATTGCTGAGCCACCGATCTTCTTGATCTCTAACAGAAATTTTTGCGAATATGATTTCCCAAACCTGATGGACAAAGTGATAAGTGATCTCTCTGTATACAAGCGACACAATTTTATGCTCTCCTTACCCAATATTACAGATTCAGCCATTGAAAAGAAGCAACAATTTTTGAAGCAGAGGATTTGGCTCGAGGCCTTTGCAGCTGACCTACTGGGTATCATCCCTTCACTGACCTTCTTCTTGGAAAGTGATTTGAAGACTCTGGAGAAAAGCATGAAGTTCTATCGCACTGTGTTTGGAGTGGATGATGCATCTTTGCAGAGTTTGGCTAGGGACTGGCAAATGCCGGTGGATCAGGTGGAGGCCATGGTGAAATCTCCTAACGTGTTCAAAcctacagatgaagaaacagtACATGAAAGGCTTACAAGATATTATCAGGAGTTCTGTTTGGCTAATGGGTATTTAGTTACTAAAAATCATTATCTTAGAGAAGTATTTTACCtgaaattttatttccttgacATAGTGACTGAGGACTCTAAAACTCTTCTCAAAGAGATATGTTTAAGAAACAAGCTGATTTCTGATTAG